A window from Ignavibacteriota bacterium encodes these proteins:
- a CDS encoding DUF542 domain-containing protein, whose amino-acid sequence MQVKNDLDEKMTIKEIVIKNFNTASVLDKYNIDYLFNGNISLANVSAKNAISLTQLKSELNEIFNNKNLYVDNYNDWDIQILANYIIQNHHTFVRESINKIKNKIDEFENSSGNEFISDIKNTFQKLTKEMENHMKKEETISFPYVNYLLSCKKFNEKPKIRRDGSIKKNLITLENEHASASNALIKIKEIIRKYSLLNTYKIVLTELNGLIIEFDKDLKKHIHLENNILFPKIEKLENQLMRLR is encoded by the coding sequence ATGCAAGTAAAAAATGATTTAGATGAAAAAATGACAATTAAAGAAATTGTAATAAAAAATTTTAATACAGCCTCTGTTTTAGATAAATATAATATTGATTATTTATTTAATGGAAATATTTCATTGGCAAATGTTTCAGCTAAAAATGCAATATCATTAACCCAGTTAAAATCTGAACTAAATGAAATATTTAATAACAAAAATCTTTATGTAGATAATTATAATGACTGGGATATTCAAATATTAGCAAATTATATTATTCAAAATCATCATACTTTTGTAAGAGAATCAATAAACAAAATTAAAAATAAAATTGATGAATTTGAGAATTCAAGTGGGAATGAATTCATTTCTGATATTAAAAATACTTTTCAAAAACTAACCAAAGAGATGGAAAACCACATGAAGAAAGAAGAAACAATTTCATTCCCATATGTAAATTATCTTTTGAGTTGTAAAAAATTTAATGAAAAACCCAAAATTAGAAGAGATGGTTCAATAAAAAAAAATCTGATTACACTTGAAAATGAACACGCGAGTGCAAGCAATGCACTAATCAAGATAAAAGAAATTATTAGAAAATATTCATTACTTAATACATATAAAATTGTTTTAACAGAATTAAATGGATTGATCATTGAATTTGATAAAGACTTGAAAAAACATATCCATTTAGAAAATAATATACTTTTTCCTAAAATTGAAAAACTTGAGAATCAGTTAATGAGATTAAGATAA